Proteins co-encoded in one Malus domestica chromosome 09, GDT2T_hap1 genomic window:
- the LOC103443601 gene encoding coniferyl alcohol acyltransferase, which produces MGRGEFKVTMSNQEVVAAALPLQEYWLPLSNLDLLLPPLDVGVFFCYKNKQSMSFGSMVGVLKKAMAQALVTFYAFSGEVVPNSDGEPEILCHNRGVDFTEAFADIELKELNFYDPDQSVEGKLVPKKKHGVLAVQVTELNCGGVVVACTFDHRIADAYSTNMFLVSWAEMAQSKSLTIQPTLRRSLLNPRRPGHIDPSLNDMYVPVTALPPPSKGRTTDDHDHLISRIYYITSEQLENLQALATSNGYKRTKLESFCAFLWKMVAKSDTSNDRAQKLCKMGIVVDGRARLSEGNYQNDHATLMAAYFGNVLSIPFGGENIEDLTEKPLSWVAEEVHDFLECAVTKEHFLGLIDWVESHRPVPGLAKIYYSGSNEGPAFVVSSGQRFPSSKVDFGWGSPVFGSYHFPWGGSAGYVMPMPSPVGNGDWIVYMHMMKGQMELMEKEAAHVLRPLTFDYLN; this is translated from the exons ATGGGGAGAGGAGAGTTCAAGGTGACGATGAGCAACCAAGAAGTGGTGGCAGCTGCCTTGCCACTGCAAGAGTATTGGCTACCACTCTCCAACCTTGACTTGCTTTTGCCACCTTTGGACGTGGGAGTTTTCTTTTGCTACAAAAATAAGCAAAGCATGAGCTTTGGGTCCATGGTTGGGGTTCTGAAGAAGGCCATGGCGCAAGCTCTTGTGACTTTCTACGCCTTCTCTGGTGAGGTGGTGCCGAACTCTGACGGGGAGCCTGAGATTCTATGCCACAACCGTGGCGTTGATTTCACTGAAGCGTTTGCAGATATTGAGCTTAAGGAGCTCAACTTTTATGACCCTGATCAGAGCGTTGAGGGGAAGCTGGTGCCCAAGAAGAAGCATGGTGTCTTGGCTGTCCAG GTAACTGAGCTCAACTGTGGTGGTGTGGTGGTGGCATGCACGTTTGATCATCGCATTGCAGATGCCTACTCAACCAACATGTTTCTGGTCTCATGGGCTGAGATGGCTCAGTCCAAATCCCTCACTATCCAACCAACTCTTCGTCGTTCTTTGCTTAACCCTCGTCGTCCTGGTCACATCGACCCCTCCCTAAACGACATGTACGTGCCCGTCACGGCGTTGCCGCCTCCCAGTAAAGGCCGTACTACTGATGATCATGACCATCTCATCAGCCGCATATACTATATCACATCCGAGCAGCTTGAAAATCTCCAAGCCCTAGCTACCTCCAATGGCTACAAAAGGACCAAGCTCGAGTCCTTCTGTGCATTCTTGTGGAAAATGGTAGCAAAAAGTGACACTAGTAATGATCGTGCCcaaaaattatgtaaaatggGCATTGTTGTTGATGGACGGGCAAGATTAAGTGAGGGAAATTACCAAAACGACCATGCAACTCTAATGGCTGCATACTTTGGAAATGTGCTGTCTATTCCATTTGGTGGGGAAAATATTGAAGACCTAACAGAGAAGCCACTGAGTTGGGTAGCTGAGGAAGTCCATGATTTTTTGGAATGTGCTGTGACCAAGGAACATTTTTTGGGGTTGATAGATTGGGTTGAATCTCATAGACCAGTGCCAGGCTTGGCCAAAATATACTACAGTGGGAGCAATGAGGGGCCAGCATTTGTTGTGTCGTCCGGCCAACGGTTCCCCAGCTCCAAGGTGGATTTCGGGTGGGGCTCGCCTGTTTTCGGGTCGTACCATTTCCCGTGGGGAGGCAGTGCTGGGTATGTTATGCCAATGCCAAGTCCAGTTGGTAATGGTGACTGGATTGTGTACATGCACATGATGAAAGGGCAGATGGAGTTGATGGAGAAAGAGGCTGCTCATGTGTTAAGGCCCTTGACTTTTGATTATCTTAATTAG